In Homo sapiens chromosome 11, GRCh38.p14 Primary Assembly, one DNA window encodes the following:
- the FHIP1B gene encoding FHF complex subunit HOOK-interacting protein 1B isoform X4, producing the protein MERMNWLSRLASRGPGHRIPQGANLQTPVMADPETCLMVFKNHWSQVVRILERQGPRAAPGGADDLSAVRNHTYQMLTLLAEDRAVPSAPTGPGPLLEFALHEDLLTRVLTWQLQWDELGDGVEERRAEQLKLFEMLVSEARQPLLRHGPVREALLTLLDACGRPVPSSPALDEGLVLLLSQLCVCVAQEPSLLEFFLQPPPEPGAAPRLLLFSRLVPFVHREGTLGQQARDALLLLMALSAGSPTVGRYIADHSYFCPVLATGLSALYSSLPRKIEVPGDDWHCLRREDWLGVPALALFMSSLEFCNAVIQVAHPLVQKQLVDYIHNGFLVPVMGPALHKTSVEEMIASTAYLELFLRSISEPALLRTFLRFLLLHRHDTHTILDTLVARIGSNSRLCMVSLSLFRTLLNLSCEDVLLQLVLRYLVPCNHVMLSQKPAVRDVDLYGRAADKFLSLIPRCCRHHAPSPPRPEHASWARGPGSPSVDSSSVTTVPRPSTPSRLALFLRQQSLGGSESPGPAPCSPGLSASPASSPGRRPTPAEEPGELEDNYLEYLREARRGVDRCVRACRTWSAPYDGERPSPEPSPFGSRTKKRSLLPEEDRNNVGEGEEEELGRRGRAGGAGEGPGHLPPPQLNGVPGSWPEGAKKVRLVPKEGAGELLEGISEGMAGLEGFGQELRELEVALSNGGTGSESPLEPPLPLEEEEAYESFTCPPEPPGPFLSSPLRTLNQLPSQPFTGPFMAVLFAKLENMLQNSVYVNFLLTGLVAQLACHPQPLLRSFLLNTNMVFQPSVKSLLQVLGSVKNKIENFAASQEDFPALLSKAKKYLIARGKLDWAEGPAAGPAPRRSDPLEP; encoded by the exons ATGGAGAGGATGAATTGGCTGAGCAGACTGGCCTCCCGGGGCCCTGGGCACCGTATACCTCAAGGGGCCAATCTCCAAACCCCAGTCATGGCTGATCCCGAGACCTGCCTCATGGTCTTCAAGAATCACTGGTCCCAG GTGGTGCGAATCCTGGAGCGGCAAGGCCCTCGGGCAGCTCCTGGGGGTGCAGACGATCTCAGTGCTGTGCGCAACCACACTTACCAGATGTTGACACTGCTGGCAGAGGACCGTGCAGTTCCCTCGGCCCCCACAGGCCCTGGGCCCCTGCTGGAGTTTGCTCTGCACGAGGATCTGCTGACCCGTGTGTTGACATGGCAGCTGCAATGGGATGAGCTTGGGGATGGGGTCGAGGAACGGCGGGCTGAGCAACTGAAACTATTTGAAATGCTAGTGAGCGAAGCTCGCCAGCCACTGTTGCGGCATGGTCCAGTTCGTGAGGCTCTGCTCACCCTGCTGGATGCCTGTGGCCGCCCTGTGCCCAGTAGCCCAGCACTGGATGAAGGCTTGGTGCTACTTCTCAGCcagctgtgtgtttgtgtggccCAGGAGCCTTCATTGCTCGAGTTCTTCCTGCAGCCACCTCCTGAGCCTGGAGCCGCTCCCcgtcttcttctcttttctcgcCTTGTCCCTTTTGTGCATCGAGAGGGCACCCTGGGCCAGCAGGCCCGTGATGCCCTACTTCTTCTCATGGCTTTGTCAGCTGGGAGCCCCACTGTGGGCCGCTACATCGCGGATCACTCTTACTTCTGCCCG GTGCTGGCCACAGGGCTCAGTGCCCTGTACTCATCACTGCCTCGAAAGATTGAGGTTCCAGGGGATGATTGGCACTGTCTGCGACGGGAAGACTGGCTGGGAGTGCCAGCCCTTGCACTCTTCATGAGTTCCCTGGAGTTCTGCAATGCAGTAATTCAG GTGGCTCACCCCCTGGTGCAGAAGCAGTTGGTTGATTATATCCATAATGGGTTCCTGGTGCCTGTCATGGGTCCTGCCTTGCACAAG ACCTCTGTGGAGGAGATGATCGCCAGTACCGCCTATCTGGAACTTTTCCTACGGAGTATCTCAGAGCCTGCTTTGCTCCGTACCTTCCTGCGATTCCTGTTGTTGCACCGGCATGACACCCACACCATCCTCGACACCCTCGTTGCTCGTATTGGCAGTAACTCCCGG CTCTGCATGGTCTCTCTGAGTCTCTTCAGGACCCTCCTGAACCTCAGCTGTGAGGATGTCCTGCTGCAGCTGGTTCTCAG GTATCTTGTTCCATGTAACCACGTTATGCTGAGCCAGAAGCCGGCTGTTCGTGATGTGGACCTATATGGACGAGCAGCTGACAAGTTTCTCTCCCTAATCCCACGCTGTTGTCGGCACCACGCCCCCAGCCCACCTCGTCCAGAGCATGCCTCATGGGCACGAG GTCCTGGAAGCCCAAGTGTGGACTCCTCTTCTGTGACGACAGTACCCCGGCCCTCCACACCATCTCGTCTGGCTCTCTTCCTGCGGCAGCAGAGCCTGGGTGGCTCTGAgtctccaggcccagccccttGCTCACCAGGGCTTTCTGCATCCCCCGCCTCCAGCCCTGGCCGACGGCCTACCCCTGCAGAGGAGCCTGGAGAGCTGGAAGACAATTACCTGGAGTATCTGCGTGAGGCACGTCGTGGTGTGGACCGCTGTGTCCGAGCCTGCCGTACCTGGTCTGCCCCCTATGATGGCGAGCGGCCCTCTCCTGAGCCCAGTCCTTTTGGCTCCCGGACTAAGAAACGCAGCCTACTGCCTGAGGAGGACAGGAACAacgtgggggaaggggaggaggaagagctggggaggagggggcgGGCTGGGGGTGCAGGGGAGGGCCCTGGtcacctgccccctccccagctcAATGGAGTGCCAGGATCATGGCCTGAGGGGGCCAAGAAGGTTCGTCTGGTGCCAAAGGAGGGAGCTGGGGAACTGCTAGAGGGCATCTCCGAGGGCATGGCAGGACTAGAGGGCTTTGGGCAGGAGCTCCGGGAGCTAGAGGTGGCATTGAGCAATGGGGGAACTGGCTCAGAGTCCCCCTTAGAACCTCCACTGCCCcttgaggaggaggaggcctaCGAGAGCTTCACCTGTCCCCCTGAGCCCCCTGGCCCCTTCCTCAGCAGCCCTTTGCGGACTCTCAACCAGCTGCCAAGCCAGCCCTTCACTG GCCCCTTCATGGCTGTGCTCTTTGCCAAACTCGAGAACATGCTGCAGAACTCCGTCTATGTCAACTTCCTGCTGACGGGGCTGGTGGCCCAGCTGGCCTgtcacccccagcccctgctccGCTCTTTCCTGCTCAACACCAACATGGTCTTCCAGCCCAGTGTCAAGTCCCTGCTGCAG GTGCTGGGCTCTGTGAAGAATAAGATTGAGAACTTTGCGGCTTCCCAGGAGGACTTCCCAGCACTGCTGTCCAAAGCCAAGAAGTACCTCATTGCCCGTGGCAAGTTGGACTGGGCTGAGGGCCCTGCAGCAGGACCTGCCCCACGCCGTTCTGATCCCCTAG AACCCTAA
- the FHIP1B gene encoding FHF complex subunit HOOK-interacting protein 1B isoform X5: MERMNWLSRLASRGPGHRIPQGANLQTPVMADPETCLMVFKNHWSQVVRILERQGPRAAPGGADDLSAVRNHTYQMLTLLAEDRAVPSAPTGPGPLLEFALHEDLLTRVLTWQLQWDELGDGVEERRAEQLKLFEMLVSEARQPLLRHGPVREALLTLLDACGRPVPSSPALDEGLVLLLSQLCVCVAQEPSLLEFFLQPPPEPGAAPRLLLFSRLVPFVHREGTLGQQARDALLLLMALSAGSPTVGRYIADHSYFCPVLATGLSALYSSLPRKIEVPGDDWHCLRREDWLGVPALALFMSSLEFCNAVIQVAHPLVQKQLVDYIHNGFLVPVMGPALHKTSVEEMIASTAYLELFLRSISEPALLRTFLRFLLLHRHDTHTILDTLVARIGSNSRLCMVSLSLFRTLLNLSCEDVLLQLVLRYLVPCNHVMLSQKPAVRDVDLYGRAADKFLSLIPRCCRHHAPSPPRPEHASWARGGPSRETGRREDITGPGSPSVDSSSVTTVPRPSTPSRLALFLRQQSLGGSESPGPAPCSPGLSASPASSPGRRPTPAEEPGELEDNYLEYLREARRGVDRCVRACRTWSAPYDGERPSPEPSPFGSRTKKRSLLPEEDRNNVGEGEEEELGRRGRAGGAGEGPGHLPPPQLNGVPGSWPEGAKKVRLVPKEGAGELLEGISEGMAGLEGFGQELRELEVALSNGGTGSESPLEPPLPLEEEEAYESFTCPPEPPGPFLSSPLRTLNQLPSQPFTGPFMAVLFAKLENMLQNSVYVNFLLTGLVAQLACHPQPLLRSFLLNTNMVFQPSVKSLLQVCDACMHGCWAL; the protein is encoded by the exons ATGGAGAGGATGAATTGGCTGAGCAGACTGGCCTCCCGGGGCCCTGGGCACCGTATACCTCAAGGGGCCAATCTCCAAACCCCAGTCATGGCTGATCCCGAGACCTGCCTCATGGTCTTCAAGAATCACTGGTCCCAG GTGGTGCGAATCCTGGAGCGGCAAGGCCCTCGGGCAGCTCCTGGGGGTGCAGACGATCTCAGTGCTGTGCGCAACCACACTTACCAGATGTTGACACTGCTGGCAGAGGACCGTGCAGTTCCCTCGGCCCCCACAGGCCCTGGGCCCCTGCTGGAGTTTGCTCTGCACGAGGATCTGCTGACCCGTGTGTTGACATGGCAGCTGCAATGGGATGAGCTTGGGGATGGGGTCGAGGAACGGCGGGCTGAGCAACTGAAACTATTTGAAATGCTAGTGAGCGAAGCTCGCCAGCCACTGTTGCGGCATGGTCCAGTTCGTGAGGCTCTGCTCACCCTGCTGGATGCCTGTGGCCGCCCTGTGCCCAGTAGCCCAGCACTGGATGAAGGCTTGGTGCTACTTCTCAGCcagctgtgtgtttgtgtggccCAGGAGCCTTCATTGCTCGAGTTCTTCCTGCAGCCACCTCCTGAGCCTGGAGCCGCTCCCcgtcttcttctcttttctcgcCTTGTCCCTTTTGTGCATCGAGAGGGCACCCTGGGCCAGCAGGCCCGTGATGCCCTACTTCTTCTCATGGCTTTGTCAGCTGGGAGCCCCACTGTGGGCCGCTACATCGCGGATCACTCTTACTTCTGCCCG GTGCTGGCCACAGGGCTCAGTGCCCTGTACTCATCACTGCCTCGAAAGATTGAGGTTCCAGGGGATGATTGGCACTGTCTGCGACGGGAAGACTGGCTGGGAGTGCCAGCCCTTGCACTCTTCATGAGTTCCCTGGAGTTCTGCAATGCAGTAATTCAG GTGGCTCACCCCCTGGTGCAGAAGCAGTTGGTTGATTATATCCATAATGGGTTCCTGGTGCCTGTCATGGGTCCTGCCTTGCACAAG ACCTCTGTGGAGGAGATGATCGCCAGTACCGCCTATCTGGAACTTTTCCTACGGAGTATCTCAGAGCCTGCTTTGCTCCGTACCTTCCTGCGATTCCTGTTGTTGCACCGGCATGACACCCACACCATCCTCGACACCCTCGTTGCTCGTATTGGCAGTAACTCCCGG CTCTGCATGGTCTCTCTGAGTCTCTTCAGGACCCTCCTGAACCTCAGCTGTGAGGATGTCCTGCTGCAGCTGGTTCTCAG GTATCTTGTTCCATGTAACCACGTTATGCTGAGCCAGAAGCCGGCTGTTCGTGATGTGGACCTATATGGACGAGCAGCTGACAAGTTTCTCTCCCTAATCCCACGCTGTTGTCGGCACCACGCCCCCAGCCCACCTCGTCCAGAGCATGCCTCATGGGCACGAGGTGGGCCTagcagagagacagggagaagggaggacATCACGG GTCCTGGAAGCCCAAGTGTGGACTCCTCTTCTGTGACGACAGTACCCCGGCCCTCCACACCATCTCGTCTGGCTCTCTTCCTGCGGCAGCAGAGCCTGGGTGGCTCTGAgtctccaggcccagccccttGCTCACCAGGGCTTTCTGCATCCCCCGCCTCCAGCCCTGGCCGACGGCCTACCCCTGCAGAGGAGCCTGGAGAGCTGGAAGACAATTACCTGGAGTATCTGCGTGAGGCACGTCGTGGTGTGGACCGCTGTGTCCGAGCCTGCCGTACCTGGTCTGCCCCCTATGATGGCGAGCGGCCCTCTCCTGAGCCCAGTCCTTTTGGCTCCCGGACTAAGAAACGCAGCCTACTGCCTGAGGAGGACAGGAACAacgtgggggaaggggaggaggaagagctggggaggagggggcgGGCTGGGGGTGCAGGGGAGGGCCCTGGtcacctgccccctccccagctcAATGGAGTGCCAGGATCATGGCCTGAGGGGGCCAAGAAGGTTCGTCTGGTGCCAAAGGAGGGAGCTGGGGAACTGCTAGAGGGCATCTCCGAGGGCATGGCAGGACTAGAGGGCTTTGGGCAGGAGCTCCGGGAGCTAGAGGTGGCATTGAGCAATGGGGGAACTGGCTCAGAGTCCCCCTTAGAACCTCCACTGCCCcttgaggaggaggaggcctaCGAGAGCTTCACCTGTCCCCCTGAGCCCCCTGGCCCCTTCCTCAGCAGCCCTTTGCGGACTCTCAACCAGCTGCCAAGCCAGCCCTTCACTG GCCCCTTCATGGCTGTGCTCTTTGCCAAACTCGAGAACATGCTGCAGAACTCCGTCTATGTCAACTTCCTGCTGACGGGGCTGGTGGCCCAGCTGGCCTgtcacccccagcccctgctccGCTCTTTCCTGCTCAACACCAACATGGTCTTCCAGCCCAGTGTCAAGTCCCTGCTGCAGGTGTGCGATGCATGCATGCATGG GTGCTGGGCTCTGTGA